In Silene latifolia isolate original U9 population chromosome 6, ASM4854445v1, whole genome shotgun sequence, the genomic window TTGAGTGCATGATACTTTAAGGACCTGCAAGACAGGGCGGATAAATACTTGTTTTGTTAATGAAATCGGTAAATTTGATTAGTAATTAGCAATATTTTTGAGTTTAAAATTAAGGTTCAAATTAATGTAATCAGACACCATAAAAGTTGCTTACCAAAAACTATAATTGATGTTCCAAACTCGATTCGCAACCATAAGCAACTCtattgttgtttaattttatATGTTTTTTACATTGTTTAATTTTGATTTTACTTGTATTTTTTTTCACATTTATGTATCTCACGTCCCATATTAGAAGAATTACTTTTTAATCATTGATGTATAATACAGTTAATTGTTGATTAATCACCCACCTACAATAGGTGGGTAGCAGTACAACTCAAAAAGACTTTGTTTGTTTATATCTTTACTTTCGGAGATAGTAGGAGGTAGGATTCTTATATTAAGGAGAGTTTAGCCATCCATCATGGGTGGATtagtttttttatttctttttttaaataaaccaaacaccTTTATAGTCTCAAAttctaaagttacactcttacaAAATCCAAAATACATTAAAATGTTGGTTGACAAGGATGGTTCAATAATTTTTAACCAATTAAATATTTATATTTCCTTCTAGAAGTCAAGTTGTTTTCTTTTATTCTAATACCCACCCAATCTACCTTTGTTGCATGTTTTGGATTTCTTAATTCAGAATTACTTGTACAAGACAGCCCTACTTAAATTTTTGCAATGATAATCCATCGCAAAGACTTTTTGATTGCGACCAAAATTTGTAACTAATCATTGAATGTGCGCGCTTAAAAAATTTAGGTCTGAACCGATTATGGAAATTGGAAGCTCGAAGAAAGCTAATAGGCTAGAATGCCTCACAGAAACTGCCATCAATTTTTAGTTTTCGATTATTTTTCTTGTTATCTTATTTCATTAATGTTTTCTGCCAGTAAAACTTTCCGcgccaattataaatcacagtTACTCTATGGATTCTTCTGAGAAGAGCAAGTAAACGACCTCTAAAACAAAATACTCGGCCTTGGTTTATAAATCACCTCCCTAATAATATACCTTTATTGCTGGCCGATGTGGGATGCAATTTTTCGGCTTTCCTCTTCCAAGACACCTATTGCCCTTACGTCTCTAATCTAAGACTGAAATGAAGTATCCCTCTCTTATTAAATTAGGCTCACTTAATTATCTTTACTGTATTTCAATTCTTTTTGGTAAAAAATAAGCGACACAAATTACTGAGAACCACTTTATTTAATCATATataatgagaaaaaaaattagTTCAAGTGGTAAGAGCTCTCTTACTCCAGCCATTGTTAACTTTGACACAACATTATTACGACTAAGATGATCGACTCTTCAGGAACATATGCAAATTTTCCAATAGTTGCTGCTCACTCTTCAGGAAAGCTGTCGTGTTTTCTTTAGTTTTAGAGAAACTTATACACGTTTATGCTTCTAATGTCCCATATTAGAAGATTTAATTTTTAATCATTCTTTATAACACAGTTAATTATTAAGTTGACACCCATCTACAATAGGTAGGTAGCATTACAACTCAAAGACATCACTATGACTTTCTTAGACAAATTAAAGTCTAGCCATTCGTTAAGGGTGGACtagttttttccttcttttttaaTGTAGAGAATAATCACCAAGACGGAGTAGTTACAAGCTGAAATTAGAGTTTTGCGTATGATGCTCTTAGTTTAGGCAAGCGTGAGTTACTTTCATATTGATGTAAAACAAAAGACTGTCTCTCATACATGGCGCCAATGGCGGGTTATTCTAGCTTGAGTGCATGACAATATATGGACCTACAAAACAGGGACGGACTCATGTAATAAATTTAATTAGAGAACTTAATTTTGCTACACCGAACATTGTTTTTCATTGTTCCAAATGAAACTCGGTTATCAAACACTCCTTGATCCCAAACTTAGTAAATGGAACTCAGTGAAATAAAGACCTACAAATAGAATTTCTACATTGTGGGTATTTTTTGACATAAATGGATTATAATATTTCTGTGTTACTAAAAAGTCAATTGCAGAGTATTAGATGGGAACAAATGGTGGCGAAACCAATTAATAGGCTAGATCGCCTGGCAAAAATCGCCAGCAATTTTTAGTTTTCAATGAAGTATTTTTCTTGTTACCTTCTTTCATTAATGTCACTCATGAAACTTTCCGCGCCAACTAATGCACATAAATTTAAATAATCTATGGATTCTTATAACTTTCCGCCCCAACTACAAATCCCGGTACCCTCTAATGCACATAAATTTGAATAATCGATAAAGACAAAAAGACGAGAAATAAAGTTTGTTATCGATCTATATGTTTTAAGAAAAATATTTGAACTAATCAGTCTGAACGTTTTCAAAAGCTAAAATTTATGAAATTAAATAACGAATTTTAAAATATAATATAGAAtgatttttcactttttttttttaagtataAGTTGTGTGCAGAAATAGGGATCAGATGGTATAAACGAGAGTGCCCAATTGTCGTAACCAGGCGGGGCGGGCACCCAACTCGCATAAGAGCAAGTAAATGACCACTCCTCATATCCCATTGTACTGCCTGAAGGATCATACTTCCATTAAATTTCAGCCTTGGTTTATATATCACTTTGCTAATACGGTACCTCTACCGCTGGCCGATGTGGGATGGAATTTTTCGGCTTTCCGCTTCCAAGTCACCTATTGCCCTTACGTCTAGTCGAACTATCTAAGACTGTTGAAATGATTTAGAAATAAAATTTTGGGTAGCAAATTTTTTAAATATTGTTTTATATTTATGTTAAGGTCGTATATAAGAATTTTGGGGTAGCAAAACTCGATAATTTTaatcattttttgaaattttgaggtAGCGAGTGTTTCCCTTTGCTACTAGTTAGGTTCTCCTTTGATCAACGTCCCTTACTCAAAATTTTATAATAATTTGTATTGTGAATTTGTGATACAACATTACTACGAATAAGCTAGGGTTTGTAGTATGTAGTAGCAATGTTCATTGAATTATTGTACGTGAATTGTCCATTTCAATCCGAAAATTGAGGGTAAAGCTGTACGAGTGAGTCGGTTTCAGAGATAAGGAAACACCTAGAACATCCTCACAAAGGATAGAACGTAAACTATAAGGCTGAACGGATAAACCGGCAGTTGACGGAGGCGAGAAGTAACTCCTTTTTGCTATGTTGTTCTTGTAAGTGGACCAACTAACAACCCCTTTTAGCCCTGCATGGTGGCGCAAACAAAAGAAATACATAAAAGAAATTGTTGTTAGAGACGCAATTAAAAATGAAAGACGAGTTACTTTAACTTTAAATGAAAATGTCACAATCTAGTAAATTTGTCCGATTATAAAAACGTTGCAAATTGATTAACTGAAGTAAAGCACTCTACATATGATCAAATATGGATTTTTTTGGCAAAGTAGGGTTATTTGACAAACTAATTAGTGTTTTGGGATTGGTTTCAAACTATTTGGGACCAACGGATCCACGTCAGCAATtaattttttttcctgttttttaGACAAAACCGCTAAAAAGACTAAcgactttatttttttttaataaagtacCAAAACCGCTAATAAGATCAGCGACTTCTATAAAAAAAACTCCAAAAAGCCATAGCAAAGAGAAGTACAACAGCTTTTTGTAAGCATCAAAGAGCATTAAAATGTGAAAGTCGTGGGTTACCTTAGCGGCTTCCATGCATGCTTTTGCTAAAATTGCAATTTATTTATCCCAAAATtccattgaagacgggcgatatccgtcacaagcttatgacggataccgttttctctcacaaaatgtccattgaaaggtgagtgggaagcacatggggggtgccccaccttgtcccctctccctttttgtgagaggtcacaagcttgtgacgggattagcccgtcacaagcaagactagctgtttatttatatgttttaaAAACAGAGTAAAGCCGCTAGTCTTCTTAGCGGTTTTGTCTAAAAAACAGGAAAAAAACTAAAGTGCTGGCGTGGACCCATTGACCCCAAATAATTTGAAACCAACTCCAAAACACTAATTAGTTTGTCAAATAACTCTACTTTGCCAAAAAATTCGAAAATATGGGTCAAAATCACAATTATAAAAACAAGattaataacaatacaagaataATAGATAAGCGTTTAATAGAACAATAAGATAACGAGTATAATAAAAACGGTAAacaataaattatataaataatgtaAAAGAGAGAGTTTAGAAGATGTGGCCTGGGTCGAAGCAGGCTAGGCGCTTTTTCTAAGAGAGATAACGCTTCTACTGCACTATTTACCAAAATAATGCGTTCCTCTCTCAAGATACGACAACTCGTTGAACTCCTTCGGTAGCAGTAAGAGGAATCCCTGAGCCGACGATCATTTGATGCTCATTAATTACTATTATCTTTGACTGAAAAGCGCTTTCTATCCAATATGTATGCGTATATCCACTGCtatctactccctccattcaacttcactttGCAACTATGgattttgcacaaatattaagggTGTTATTAAACAATGATAAAAGTACAACTCTAAAAGTAGATGTGCTTTATTAGGGGGAAAATCAAGTAATGTTAAGCATTTGTTTAGTGTGCTAACACTCCCTCCAAACTGTACTTGCTGATTAgaattccctccaaaattttagAGTTTTAAACCCCAacatttccctccaaaaagcatcaaATCAGCAACTTGAGTTGCTCCTTTACATAACCTGAATCAGTTCTACTCTTACACATTTCTTGAGCCAACAAATTTACACTTTACTTCCTCTAAAAATATTACAAATTTCAGTCCCAAGTTTTACAGTTttcagtaaaaaaaaaattacacaaaCATCTCTTTACAATGCCGGGCAAGTGTCTTACAGAAGATGTTAGGCAAGAAGTGGCCATTTACATGCTCCAGCAGTAAGAAGAAGGGAAACTCAGTCGTGGTGCATTCAAGGAGGCAGCTGTGCGGTTTGGAATCAAGGAAAGAACAATCTATGATATTTGGAAGCTTGCAAAAACACCAAGAATAGTTGGTTAAAAGTTAGGTGTGAGAAGCAAAAGAATTGGCAACAAAAATAGGAAACGTACACTACAAGAAAACAAGGCAAAGGCGACGGAAAATCTCTGATCGCCAATTTGgcaaatgagaaaaaaaaaaaaagcggcgACGGAAAACGATCGCCAATTTAATTTAATCGTAGCTTTTTATCCGAAAATCTGTAGAAAATCCACGAGCGACGACATATTATCCATTTTGGCGACCGAAAACAGTCGCCAAAATTGACGACCATTACCCGTCGCCATTTTAAGTGGACAAAAACAAAACACGGCCCACACTCCCTCACCATACTCACTTTACATAAACAAATACTCCCTTCACAAAATACGGGACCCCTCATATCTTTTTCACCTCCCTCTTTAATTTCTTACTTTACCAAgataaaaaacaacaaaaattaaaaatcaataatcaataatCAAACTCATGAACATCACTCGTCATCCATAATCATCTGTTCTTTCAAAAACCGcacaaattcaaaaaaaaaataatcaaatTCTTCGAACAACAATTATTGAGCATCTTCATCGCAAAACCCAAGAGAATAGAAATCAAAGTCGTTGGATCTTCATCGCAAAAGAACAattatctaggtattttattttatgtgtacttaattaattaattagtgttcagacaTGTAAGTTCAATTTTATTTTCCCCAAAATTATTGTTCaccttttaaattaaatttttctGATTTTAATTTCTAAGTTTTTTGGTTATAAATTAATATGTATGTCAAATTCTATTCGATCTTACTTGAAAACGATTTTACCTCCAAAAAATAGCttaaaaaatgaattaattaaattattattgTGGTATAATTCGAAATTTATTTATAGTAGTGGGTATTGAATCAGGCGAAAAGGAGAGGAGAAGCAGATGACGGAAGACAGATCGGGCTTTCCCAACAATTTGGCAGTGAAAATGGCTTTGATTATTGATGCCATATTGAGATGGTTTGTTTCCGAGCTTGATTATTTTAGGTAGTTTTATGATTTGTGAAGTATGTTAATGTAAATTTAGTATTTTAGAGCAATATTGTAATGTAAATTTATATTGAATTGCAAAAGGATTGTAGTATTGGCGATAATGAGCATATTTTCTTTGTACAGTGTTTTAGATCTGTGCTTTTTTGTGTTATAAGAGTGGAGTTTTGGAAGAACAAAAATTAAAATTTGTGCAACTTTTGAGAAGAGTGAGAGGTGAAGTGGGCCATGAGGTTGCTTCTGAAAGTAGTCTTCTCTTGAAAACAATCTGCCATTtgcagcttttttttttttttaaatcttaaATTGGCGACTAAAGAAAAAGTCATTAAAGActgttttcagtcgccaaattggcgactaaagACAGTCGTCAATTTGGCGACAGGTTTCTGTCGCCCGCTTTAAAAAATctgtcgccaaatttggcgacgatgtcctgtcgccaaaagcgactaaatctagctacgaagtgcgggcgacgggCCTTAGTCGCTATATTCAtaatggcgactgttctcagtcgccttatatggtcgTCTTTgaccttatttgttgtagtggtATATTACCTGACCTAGAGCAAATAAAAGCACTAGAATAGGAAAAAAGAGACACCATGGTAAGGGTCTCAGAAAACACTGGAGTTTCAGTGGGAACAGACTACTCATGGATTTGTGCAGGTTTActgaaaccacactcaagcccaCTACATCCTCAACTCACTGATGCAAATAAGGTCCATAAAATGAAGCATGCTCTGAAGTGCTTACTAGTTGAACAAGCTGTGCAAGAAATTATAGATTTAAATGCAATGCCAATGATAAAGATCAAATTTGCAGAGATGAGCAATGTAATACACATGGATGAGAAGTGGTTTTACATTCGTTATGATGGTCACAAGTTTTACGTGGTTGAAGGGGAAGAATTGCCATATAGGAGTTGTCAATCAAAGAGGTATATCACAAAAGTCATGTTTATGAGTGCAGTTAGTAGGCCAATTTATTCAGAAACTGGGGAGTTACTCTTTGATGGAAAAATTGGCATGTTTCCTTTCATTAAACAACAACCAACAGAAAGGGCAAGTAGAAATAGACCAAGGGGAACATTGGAGACAAAGCCAATTGACTCAATCACAAAACAAGTTACAAGGCAATGCATTATTGAACAAGTGATTCCAGCAATCAAGAGTAAATGGCCTGAAGGAGCAAGTAAGCATATATTCATACAACAAGATAATGCTAGGCCTCATATAAAGGACAATGACCTAGAATTTATGGCTGTTGCAAACACATATGGGTTTAATATTGAGTTAGTTTTCTAACCTCCAAATTCACCAGATTTAAATGTCAATGACCTTGGTATTTTTTAGGGCATTATAGtccttataataaaaaaaaagtagcTAAGTCAGTTGACGAACTAGTCAATTCAGTTATGCAAGCATTTGTTGATTATGATGCATACAAACTCAACAAAGTTTTCCTCACACTTCAATGTGTTATGATTGAAATTATGAAAGCTACAGCTCATAATGACTTTGCAATCCCACACATGTCAAAGGATCATCTTGCTACCCTTGGCTTATTACCAAGAAATTTGGAGGTTAATGAAGACCTTGTAAGGGAATGCATTGGGTATTTACAAGGAATAGGTCAAACTAAAGGGTTAGAGTACTTGATGGGTGAATTAGGTTTAATGTTGGAGCAAATCAGTAATTTAGAAAATTTAAGTACTGAATAAGGATGACTACTGTTTTTGGGATTTGTTTAGAGAATAAACATTTCAATTGTAAGAAATGTTCAACTTTTAATCAAATTAAGAACTTTGTAATGCACAACAATGTATGAAGCTCGATTGATTTAATGTTAATGATTGATTCAAGAAGGTATGTTTaaaattcagttcagtttaaaGGAATGTCAAATGTACAACAACTCTCAGGCTTAAATTGGCCTCATCATTGAGTTGTGTGAACTCTTAAGCCTTCCTACACAGAAACATAATTGAAGGTAGACTATACTAACTCTATGAATTAACAGTAATAATTCTGGCAACTGTATACATATCAAACTCATTACTGTCATTTTTTAATGGTTAGCACACATACACATTCAATTGTTAGCCTTGTGGTGACTTACAAAGTTAATCTTATGGCCAATAACAGCTACAATTGATAAAAGCTTTCAAATTTAAAGTGCTCTCAAACCAGTAAGGAATAATCATCACTGAGCCACCTCTAGGTCCAAAATGAACATCACTGAGGCATACAACCAACAACACTCATTATAATTACATTAACTCTCAGGCCTATTTGGCCTCATCGTTGAGTTATGTAAGGTAGTAGTGCCTCCTACACACACACCCAATGAAGGTAGACCACACTATATCCATCAAACAACAGCAACGACCAAGGAAACAACCAACACAACTCTCAAACTATTAAAGATAatgatgtgtccattttatatatagtttaGCTCGATTTATTTGACTATTGCGCTTTATTTAGTGTTTTTGTGAGCTAATATTGCGTTCTAGGTGTATTGCTCgtatttgttacattttgtagtgttagggtgcaaacccatgtcccacatcggtagaataaagatggaagatcatctttataagtatctactaaatataatagtacgaggccttttgggaaggagcccaagagtaaatccgtgagggcttggcccaaagcggacaatatcgtactattatggtcagtggacacagatgcagcagaggcctaACACaaggtattcacgcttccgcacaacaagtggtatcagagcccaaagttcgacttgggctagacacaaAGATTCATCAGGCCAAGACTTGAAGGTGGACGTACACTATAAGACGTGGAACTTCTATAGCTCGAGGGAGAGCTAATATGTTCGCGAGAAGCGACATGGGTCCCATAGTGATGAGACGGCAGGCCGTCCAAGAGAAGATCGTCAGCGACCCGGCGAGGTGGGCTGAGGCTTAATGGAGGCAATAAAAGCGGTTCATGGTAAGTCCGAAGGCAGTCCGTTGTGGCGCGCTAGGCAGTGGATTCGGACCCattccagggtatattggatgcagaggagtttgatacgcaagtgtagcacaagccccgtgagacacatggtgtgtcgtttaaggggaggttatcaagacttggtgaTAGCACAACAATTGGCACCAGAGCTTAGGTTTTTGGATCCAGGGAGGAGAAGATGGCAACTGACACTATAAGGATTGAGAAGTTCGACGGGAGGAATAGTTTTGCACTATGGCAGATAAAGATGAGGGCTTTGTTAAAGGAGCGGTGCATCTGGAAACCCTTGACGCCGGGTTTCTCCACGAAGGTGACGAAGACTAAAGCTTCGGCTGCAGGTGCTGAATCTAGGGTGACTGAGACGGAAGATCCTGCCTTGTTAACAATGGAGGAGAGGGCTCATTCATCGATCTTGTTGAGTTTGTCAGACGATGTCCTAACTGAGGTAGCCGATGAGTCGACTGCAATGGGGTTATGGCTGAAAGTGGAGAGTTTGTACATGACAAAGTCGCTCACCAATAAGTTGTTATTGAAACAACGTCTGTTCTCTTTCAAGATGCAAATAGGTATGTCACTTCGTGATCATCTAGACaaatataatactatattactagaTCTGCGTAATATAGATGTTAAGATTGAGGATGAAGATGCTGCTTTAATTCTGCTGGTTTCTTTACCTGCGTCGTATGAGAATTTTGTGGATTCTTTTGTTCTTGGTAAAGAATCATTGACCCTAGAGGAAGTGAAGTCAGCACTTTGCACTAGGGAGTTGCGACAAAAAGCAACTGTTGACTTAGAAAACGGATCAGGGGCAGGTTTAGTTGTTGATAATACTAAAAAGGGTGGAGTTCGGAAGAAAAAGGCTAAGTCTAATATTCAGGACACCAATATCTGCTGATAGCACTCGTTATCTGTTATCTATGTAAAGAACCAGGGCATAAAAGACCTAGTTGTCCTAAGTTGAAAGCTAAGTCTAATGCGGCTGTAGTTCAAAGTAAGAATTTGGAGTACGATTCTGAGGCGGACTATGCACTTGTAGTTGATTCTGTTCGTCCTATTGATCGTTGGATTCTAGATTCGGGGTGTTCTTATCACATGTGTCCACACAAGCATTGGTTTAATACTTATGAGTCCTTTAATGAGGGTCGCGTTGTTGTTGGTAACAATGCTACTTGTGAGGTCGTGGGTATTGGGTCAATCAAGGTGAAGACGGCTGAGGGTAAGAAGTGTACTTTGACTAATGTGAGACATGTTCCAGCTTTAGGGAAGAATCTTATATCACTTGGtttattatgtgatttaggatATGAGTTCCGAGTAAAGGGAGATTTTTTATGCATCACGAAGGGTTCTAGTTTGGTGCTGAAAGGCGTCAAACAAAATTCCTTGTATGTATTACAAGGTGAAACACTGACTAATTTTGCAAGTTGTGCATCCGTAAATCATAAGAAGAAGACTAAGATTTGGCATAAGCGGCTTAGTCATATGGGTGATAGAGGGATACAACAATTCTGCAAGAGGGATCTTCTTAACGGTGTCAAGGTGAGTAACCTTGAGTTTAATGAGCAGCGTGTGTTTGGTAAGAAACATATATTTAAATTTAGCAAGAGTGTTCATAAAACAAAAGAAGTCCCTGACCCTTCGGGGTGCTGAGTTTAAGGTGGAGCATCCTTGAGCGGCCCGGTCCAGGGCTAAATGGACGCAGGCCTAGTCCAGGGCTTATTGGACGGTAGACccagtccagggtatattggatggtTATAGACTCAAGGTGGAGTCTATGGTGTTCTAGTGTGAGAGCTCAATTTGCTAGAACATGGCAGATATAAGTCTACTTGAGTGACTTGTATATTGGTCGAGTGATTTGGAAGTCGTTTGCTAAATGCGACTGTCCGAGTCAAGGTGGAGAATTGTTAGTATGTGACTCGTATGTCGCGTACAAAGTATGTCGGAGTTTGATTACGGTGAGATAAAATTAGactaaggaagaaaagaagaaaaaaatatgGGCGAGTGTCCTGCGGGTCGCATGGATTTCTGATTAAATCGTGATTAAATCATGAGTGCCGATGATACTAATGTTGCATGACATATTGACATCCTCTGGCGTTGACTTTTCTATTGAAAAGTTGATGTCGTCTTATTCTTTTGGTTTCCTTAGTTTATTAGGAATATTGTtttgtattaattaattaattatcttaaTTAGGATAATCTTTGTTAGGGtagtttaatatataaacactaccTTAACCTAGTTATTCTTttaaggagagatttgtgaggcaaacacattgagagttttaagaggcagatctagaaaaactctgtgctcatcttttgtaatctgtaattctcccgacatagtgaattattctccctcgccctggtggatgtagctatcgcattgatagtgaaccacgttaaatctttgtgtcttttatttttgcatctactccgtatcgcttccgcacaacaagtggtatcagagcccaaagttcgacttgggctagacacaaAGATTCATCAGGCCAAGACTTGAAGGTGGACGTACACTATAAGACGTGGAACTTCTATAGCTCGAGGGAGAGCTAATATGTTCGCGAGAAGCGACATGGGTCTCATAGTGATGAGACGGCAGGCCGTCCAAGAGAAGATCGTCAGCGACCCGGCGAGGTGGGCTGAGGCTTAATGGAGGCAATAAAAGCGGTTCATGGTAAGTCCGAAGGCAGTCCGTTGTGGCGCGCTAGGCAGTGGATTCGGACCCattccagggtatattggatgcagaggagtttgatacgcaagtgtagcacaagccccgtgagacacatggtgtgtcgtttaaggggaggttatcaagacttggtgaTGCGGGTGTCTAGGTGATGGGGCTGCATGGTGTGGGGAGTTCTCCATGGAGGTCAAGatccgagtcaagatgatggtccttggtttgaggggaggattgttagggtgtaaacccatgtcccacatcggtagaataaagatggaagatcatctttataagtatctactaaatataatagtacgaggccttttgggaaggagcccaagagtaaatccgtgagggcttggcccaaagcggacaatatcgtactattatggtcagtggacacagatgcagcagaggcccaacacaaggtattcacgcttccgcacaacatgtAGGAATCTAAGCGATCAGAAGCTTTTTCCAGTCATTTTAGCAAACATCGGAATTCGCAAGGCTAAGTAGAGGCAAGCTTGGTCATGGCATGACAATTTATAAGGAGTGTTGGTCCAAGCAAAAATGACACTAACTTATGTTAAtagaaaaatgaagaaatgagcccaagtataaaatcaagtgttAAAGCCCAAGTAGAGAAGATGGGCGAATTCCTTGGATGCTCATCTTAGGATGCTCTTTGGATGCTAATTGTGCAATTAACCGGGTGTTTAAGAAGGAGTTAATGGCCAACATGGGATTCTCTTGAcaattactcaagaattgaaggaaaattaagagtgtgcttaggatgccattttggattcctttacaaattttattctcttattcttatataaagggtgttgatcaacACACTTTACACACACCTTTACACACCATTTTTCTTAGTATTTTCTACACTACTTTCATGTACTTAGTTTAGTTCTTAGTTTAGAGTAGATTAGATTTACTATAAACAATTTCCTgtaagcatttcaatttatattacaatttccatttcaagttatattcaagttatttatttttgcattgttcttcaattccatttccatttccatttccatttcaaggtaattctattcctattttcattatgtttatcatttcaattgtcattagtttagtttacaatTACATTATGCTAGAGTAGTCTACATTGTCTAGGAAATGAAGGGAGTcgtgcataaaaagtatttgtaacatgataaactaggattttataatattgtctaattatttctatcacatgtttgcaccaccacgtttaatctttgtttaaaagtcttattcattgattaagtttgttaattctatctataagtcgagaggcacggaattg contains:
- the LOC141587546 gene encoding uncharacterized protein LOC141587546, translated to MPMIKIKFAEMSNVIHMDEKWFYIRYDGHKFYVVEGEELPYRSCQSKRYITKVMFMSAVSRPIYSETGELLFDGKIGMFPFIKQQPTERASRNRPRGTLETKPIDSITKQVTRQCIIEQVIPAIKSKWPEGARHYSPYNKKKVAKSVDELVNSVMQAFVDYDAYKLNKVFLTLQCVMIEIMKATAHNDFAIPHMSKDHLATLGLLPRNLEVNEDLVRECIGYLQGIGQTKGLEYLMGELGLMLEQISNLENLSTE